One Desulforhopalus sp. DNA segment encodes these proteins:
- a CDS encoding SpoVR family protein: protein MELVSQHAKRIMEGCKERARDAGLKFQEQSLEYIVTNRDFLQLSPKNMIPTLYDYWVQDVEVLKEQGQYELYPNNPYETVINTRPPISFYNDNNPDWLNVMIFYHVLGHIDFFQNNLFFRNTWDYDFAAKALADKRIIAKLRSEKGRWVDYVIEFARSVDNLVGYFDVLLSLSENSKKLTMIDYYFDVFLQDKEREKRSIASYVAEIELYNKSIREFPGDGEERFIDYVKKKHAEFEPLFEKAAKDWHKGGRRDVLQFLMENSKFLGREENKWMLTVIEVVRATSLYFQPQIRTKILNEGWASYWHDALFLKDDRIKGHEVDYAVINAKVTSMPRVGLNPYGLGMRLFAYLEQQSEKGKMTFDYRRISDQHKRKQYNESTGRGKDFIFSIRENLCDSMFINRFVDQEFVDLHKLFVVDRRLNKERMTWEYYVKSRKAEHYKAMIADSLYHPPAINIHVDDDNALILSHVFENKPLYRDYIEGALLGIEFLWGGKTCLYTFEPEPVKRDPSQSGTEEEPSREIKWRRVRYTMKDKKMTRVMVD, encoded by the coding sequence ATGGAACTAGTCAGTCAGCATGCCAAACGGATCATGGAAGGATGCAAGGAGCGGGCTCGTGATGCCGGTCTGAAATTTCAGGAGCAGAGCCTCGAATATATCGTCACCAACCGCGATTTCTTGCAGCTGTCTCCGAAAAACATGATCCCCACCCTCTATGATTATTGGGTGCAGGATGTCGAGGTATTGAAAGAGCAAGGCCAGTACGAACTCTACCCCAACAACCCGTATGAAACGGTCATTAACACCCGGCCGCCGATCTCCTTTTATAACGACAACAATCCCGATTGGCTGAATGTGATGATTTTTTATCATGTCCTCGGCCATATCGACTTTTTTCAGAACAACCTGTTCTTCCGTAATACCTGGGACTACGATTTCGCCGCCAAGGCCCTTGCTGACAAGCGGATCATCGCCAAGCTCCGTTCGGAGAAGGGCAGGTGGGTGGACTATGTTATTGAATTTGCTCGATCTGTCGATAATCTTGTGGGCTATTTTGATGTGCTCTTGTCGCTGTCGGAAAATAGCAAGAAGCTTACCATGATCGATTACTACTTCGACGTCTTTTTACAGGACAAGGAACGGGAAAAGCGATCGATTGCCTCCTATGTCGCCGAAATTGAACTCTATAATAAGTCCATCCGGGAGTTTCCCGGAGACGGAGAAGAGCGCTTTATCGATTATGTCAAGAAAAAGCACGCCGAGTTTGAACCGCTTTTTGAAAAGGCAGCGAAGGATTGGCATAAAGGCGGCAGGCGTGATGTTCTGCAGTTTCTCATGGAGAACTCGAAATTTCTCGGCCGGGAAGAGAATAAGTGGATGCTGACGGTCATTGAGGTCGTTCGCGCTACCTCCCTGTATTTTCAACCGCAGATCCGCACCAAGATTCTCAATGAAGGTTGGGCAAGTTACTGGCATGACGCTCTTTTTCTAAAAGATGACCGGATTAAGGGCCATGAAGTGGACTATGCGGTAATCAATGCCAAGGTCACCTCCATGCCTCGGGTTGGTCTGAATCCCTATGGACTTGGTATGCGCCTTTTTGCGTATCTTGAGCAACAAAGCGAAAAAGGGAAAATGACCTTTGATTATAGGCGGATATCCGACCAACATAAAAGAAAACAATATAATGAGAGCACCGGCAGGGGGAAGGATTTCATCTTCTCGATCCGGGAAAATCTCTGCGATTCGATGTTCATCAACAGGTTTGTTGATCAGGAGTTTGTCGATTTGCACAAACTGTTTGTCGTTGACCGGCGGTTGAACAAAGAACGCATGACCTGGGAGTACTATGTCAAGTCGCGTAAGGCCGAACACTATAAGGCGATGATTGCCGACTCCCTCTACCACCCTCCGGCGATCAATATTCATGTTGATGATGACAATGCCCTGATCCTCAGCCATGTCTTTGAAAATAAACCCCTCTACCGTGACTACATCGAAGGCGCCCTTCTTGGCATTGAGTTTTTGTGGGGAGGCAAAACCTGCCTGTATACCTTCGAGCCGGAACCGGTAAAAAGGGATCCAAGCCAATCCGGCACAGAGGAGGAGCCCTCCCGGGAAATTAAATGGCGACGGGTTCGCTACACCATGAAAGACAAAAAAATGACCCGAGTGATGGTTGACTAA
- a CDS encoding serine protein kinase PrkA, whose product MAEQRNNSLHYHITSVKKGERVFENAFQSVSRMVLEGEIDKVMVNGKSTYDFRIFRKGPKHIVGMYDEINSFVSFIKDASEGGSSAEMAFVLVGEPGNGKTFLVEYLCKLYRQFLSVPTNRKYTFRFVGLDKLGSYGNIKIIESQTYEDPMILAMNLEEAKEDSAQYLARRYRVDKKTLETWYDNYRPLGACTAYIWNNIREYTGGKLDDMLEFIDIVPVPLVESLGTVTGKYPAKDKITSSAVDLLGEESIQRLLHITDTNNPYRFDLRRGALARVAGGGIHFSDEIYKNKKDLVQVYLGIIQNRSIEIDGYKWPIDSLIVATSNNSEFNRFLAEKEEAPIVDRCRICYVSHNTNHVLQRELTAYAIGNEAKTTLTGDVMHQDPNLNYAASVAAVLTRLPRSEKLTPIETMKLAAGEVAGEKSLKTLSEVIDTLSQEHDITKRFGQKGLGQRNLGRTIQLMLESSETNEGKCMFAYDAFHSFERVILDYVSEAKDRAKFLDDLKIAKGLYRERIMTEMFNAYMDEPLAIRKDVLNYVNMIIGIDAENLGADKMWKYKNPQTGELQALKIDERYINSVEDCLGLKTKEQKDSFRTSIRKIYGQKISVRPDYDFMDNLELVKAVTDVRLKSDIAGSGSLIGALANRTNEENQKLYDRMIETMLNKLGYCTTCAQKTIEYFCTQVDEN is encoded by the coding sequence ATGGCAGAGCAAAGGAATAATTCACTCCATTACCATATTACCTCGGTGAAAAAAGGGGAGCGGGTCTTCGAAAACGCCTTCCAGAGTGTCAGCCGCATGGTCCTGGAGGGAGAGATTGACAAGGTCATGGTCAACGGCAAGAGCACCTATGATTTCAGGATATTCCGCAAGGGCCCGAAACATATCGTCGGCATGTATGACGAAATCAACTCCTTTGTCTCGTTTATCAAGGATGCCTCCGAAGGGGGATCTTCCGCTGAAATGGCCTTTGTCCTGGTCGGCGAACCGGGCAACGGCAAGACCTTCCTTGTCGAGTACCTCTGCAAGCTGTATCGGCAATTTTTATCGGTTCCGACCAACCGCAAGTATACCTTTCGCTTTGTTGGTCTCGACAAGCTTGGATCCTATGGTAATATCAAGATAATCGAGTCGCAGACCTATGAAGATCCGATGATCCTGGCCATGAACCTAGAGGAAGCAAAGGAGGATTCGGCACAGTACCTGGCGCGAAGGTATCGGGTGGACAAAAAGACTCTGGAAACCTGGTATGATAACTATCGGCCGTTGGGCGCCTGTACCGCCTATATATGGAATAATATTCGCGAATATACCGGCGGCAAGCTCGATGATATGCTCGAATTTATCGACATTGTGCCCGTTCCCCTGGTCGAGAGCCTTGGTACGGTAACCGGTAAATATCCGGCCAAGGATAAAATTACTTCGTCGGCCGTCGATCTCCTGGGTGAGGAATCGATCCAGAGGCTGCTGCATATTACCGATACCAATAACCCCTACCGTTTTGACCTCAGGCGCGGGGCGCTCGCCCGGGTGGCGGGAGGCGGCATCCACTTCAGCGATGAGATCTATAAAAACAAGAAGGATCTGGTGCAGGTGTATCTCGGCATCATCCAGAACCGCAGCATTGAGATCGATGGCTACAAATGGCCGATCGACAGCCTGATCGTTGCCACCAGTAACAACTCGGAATTCAACCGTTTTCTCGCCGAGAAGGAAGAGGCGCCGATCGTCGACCGTTGCCGTATCTGTTACGTTTCGCACAACACCAATCACGTCCTGCAGCGGGAGCTGACCGCCTACGCCATCGGTAACGAGGCAAAGACCACCCTCACCGGTGACGTCATGCACCAGGATCCCAACCTCAACTATGCCGCCTCGGTGGCGGCCGTCCTCACCCGCCTGCCCCGGTCGGAAAAGCTTACCCCCATCGAGACCATGAAGCTTGCCGCTGGCGAGGTGGCCGGAGAAAAGAGCCTGAAGACCCTGTCCGAGGTCATCGACACCCTCAGTCAGGAGCATGATATAACCAAACGCTTTGGCCAGAAGGGGCTCGGTCAGCGCAATCTCGGCCGCACCATCCAGCTCATGCTGGAGAGTTCTGAGACTAACGAGGGCAAATGCATGTTTGCCTACGATGCCTTCCACTCCTTTGAGCGGGTCATCCTCGATTATGTCTCCGAGGCCAAGGACCGGGCGAAGTTCCTTGACGACCTGAAAATCGCCAAGGGCCTGTACCGTGAACGGATCATGACCGAGATGTTCAACGCCTATATGGACGAACCTCTGGCGATCAGAAAGGACGTGCTGAACTACGTCAACATGATCATCGGTATCGACGCCGAGAACCTCGGGGCCGACAAGATGTGGAAGTATAAGAATCCGCAGACCGGCGAACTGCAGGCACTGAAGATCGACGAGCGGTATATCAATTCGGTCGAGGATTGTCTTGGCCTGAAGACCAAGGAGCAGAAGGATTCCTTCAGGACCTCGATCCGTAAGATCTACGGCCAGAAGATATCGGTGCGTCCGGATTACGATTTTATGGACAATTTGGAATTGGTGAAGGCGGTTACCGACGTTCGCCTGAAGTCGGACATTGCCGGCTCCGGCAGTCTTATCGGGGCCCTGGCCAACCGCACCAATGAGGAAAACCAGAAACTCTATGACCGGATGATTGAAACCATGCTGAATAAACTCGGCTATTGTACGACCTGCGCCCAGAAGACTATTGAATACTTTTGTACCCAGGTAGACGAGAATTAG
- a CDS encoding serine protein kinase PrkA, giving the protein MRDLSKAMGNLENCRGQLSQSPILSFQEFLQEVISHPKRVIRNIYQVYSDMVDSLVSEGIDEYGDDPESIGFLKYDCSKLFVEGADRAFFADRLFANRLMRHVDSFKVGAKQNKIYIFDGPHGSGKSTFLNNLLHKFEEYANSQEGCRYEVVWRLKQDHLVGGVHSLNSLTEKLAWVLEKEGKKELATEMKCACNPENDLGGYFDLPCPSHDNPLLLIPKEIRRQFFDDLFENDEFKWQLFTEKKYEWIFHEEPCTICVSLYHELLKKHRDPLKVLECVFARHYVYNRRLGEGVSVFNPGDKPLRHSILSNDILQKKLDIMLSGSKHVSYIYSRYAKTNNGIYALMDIKSHNSERLMELHNIISDGVHKVDDIEEKVNSLLFAVMNPEDKKLIEDLQAFSDRVEYINIPYVLDLQTEVDIYRENFGKHIDESFLPRVLHNFARVIIATRLRTKSEAMEEWISQPEKYELYCDTNLQLLKMEIFTGYIPEWLKEEDVAVFTAKRRQSIIAESEKDGWKGLSGRDSIKLFNEFYSTYVSDDKLIDMSMLGKFFRKFCKEDRNILPMGFLDSLLKMYNFTVLQEVKESLYYYNEEQISKEIINYMFAVNFEVGAVEHCDFTGEKIEITEEFFHRMESRLQIEPRHAATFRHNVQKTYTTTALPQEMLRDGRPITETELYLHLYEKCTYNLKEKVLEPFLKNENFRRAVKDFEQDQFRTYDKKIQSDVVFMIDNLQKKHRYSRQGAKEICIYVIDNNLAEKFSGTTAAYK; this is encoded by the coding sequence ATGCGCGATTTAAGCAAAGCCATGGGTAATTTAGAGAATTGCAGGGGCCAGTTGAGCCAGTCGCCGATTCTCTCCTTCCAGGAATTTCTTCAGGAGGTTATCAGCCATCCCAAACGAGTCATTCGCAATATCTACCAGGTGTATTCGGATATGGTCGATTCCCTGGTCAGCGAAGGTATCGACGAGTATGGCGATGATCCTGAATCCATAGGTTTTCTGAAATATGACTGTTCGAAGCTCTTTGTTGAAGGCGCCGACCGGGCCTTTTTTGCCGATCGCCTCTTCGCCAATCGTTTGATGCGCCATGTTGACAGCTTTAAGGTGGGCGCCAAGCAGAACAAGATCTATATCTTCGATGGACCGCATGGCAGTGGTAAGTCGACCTTTCTCAATAACCTGCTGCATAAGTTCGAGGAATATGCCAATTCGCAGGAAGGCTGCAGGTATGAAGTCGTATGGCGGCTGAAGCAGGATCACCTCGTGGGAGGAGTACACAGCCTCAATTCACTGACCGAAAAGCTTGCCTGGGTGTTGGAGAAGGAGGGGAAAAAAGAGCTGGCAACAGAGATGAAATGTGCCTGCAATCCGGAAAACGATTTGGGGGGCTATTTCGACCTGCCCTGTCCGAGTCATGATAATCCTTTGCTGCTTATTCCCAAAGAGATTCGCCGGCAATTTTTTGACGATCTTTTTGAAAATGATGAGTTCAAGTGGCAGCTGTTCACCGAAAAGAAATACGAATGGATTTTTCACGAAGAACCCTGCACCATCTGTGTCTCCCTGTATCATGAGCTGCTGAAAAAGCACCGTGATCCCCTTAAGGTTCTGGAATGTGTCTTCGCCCGCCATTATGTGTACAATCGGCGCCTGGGGGAAGGTGTTTCGGTCTTTAATCCAGGTGACAAGCCGCTGCGGCACAGCATCCTTTCCAATGATATCCTCCAGAAAAAACTGGATATCATGCTGTCCGGCAGCAAGCATGTCAGCTATATCTATTCTCGCTATGCCAAGACCAATAATGGCATTTACGCCTTGATGGACATAAAATCGCACAACTCTGAAAGATTGATGGAGCTGCATAACATCATCAGCGATGGAGTGCATAAGGTTGACGATATAGAGGAAAAGGTCAATTCGCTGCTCTTTGCGGTGATGAATCCCGAGGATAAAAAACTGATCGAGGACCTGCAGGCCTTCAGTGACCGGGTGGAATATATTAATATCCCGTATGTTCTTGATCTTCAGACAGAAGTAGATATTTACCGGGAGAATTTTGGTAAGCATATCGACGAGAGTTTTCTCCCCAGGGTTCTTCATAATTTTGCCAGGGTAATTATTGCTACAAGGCTGAGAACCAAGTCGGAGGCGATGGAGGAATGGATCAGCCAGCCGGAGAAATACGAGTTGTATTGCGACACCAACTTGCAGCTTCTCAAGATGGAGATTTTCACCGGCTATATCCCCGAATGGCTGAAAGAGGAAGATGTTGCTGTTTTTACCGCTAAAAGGCGACAGAGCATCATCGCCGAATCGGAGAAAGACGGGTGGAAGGGACTTTCCGGTCGTGATTCGATAAAACTGTTTAATGAGTTTTACTCCACCTACGTCAGTGATGATAAGCTTATCGATATGTCCATGCTCGGCAAGTTCTTCCGTAAATTCTGTAAGGAAGACCGTAATATTCTGCCCATGGGATTCTTGGATTCTCTTTTGAAGATGTATAATTTCACAGTGTTACAAGAAGTCAAGGAGTCGCTGTATTATTACAATGAGGAACAGATTTCGAAAGAGATCATCAACTATATGTTTGCCGTCAACTTTGAGGTCGGGGCGGTGGAGCACTGTGATTTTACGGGAGAAAAGATTGAAATAACAGAGGAGTTCTTTCACCGGATGGAGTCGCGGTTGCAGATAGAGCCGCGGCACGCAGCGACCTTCCGCCATAATGTCCAGAAAACCTACACCACTACGGCCTTGCCTCAAGAAATGTTGCGGGATGGGCGACCCATTACCGAGACCGAACTCTATCTCCATCTTTATGAGAAATGTACCTACAATCTCAAAGAAAAAGTGCTTGAACCCTTCCTTAAAAACGAGAATTTCCGCCGGGCAGTAAAGGATTTTGAACAGGATCAGTTCAGGACTTACGACAAGAAGATCCAAAGTGACGTTGTCTTTATGATCGACAATTTACAGAAAAAGCACCGTTATTCACGACAGGGGGCGAAGGAAATCTGTATTTATGTCATTGACAATAATCTTGCCGAGAAGTTCTCCGGAACCACAGCCGCCTATAAATAG
- a CDS encoding DUF444 family protein: MNKQLRALYDSLKERGLTAEQDSMIRRELDLQNQNGDHDCVVAPAIRGIYAYNDQAMQGNTSPQNLMALNSVQSLDYLLERDKQREKDGFPRKIRIGKMVKPSQEGDDKVVIVPTTVEEKLLHDQVRTGGDGDGGGDGQGGQGGSGDGEEGEIIGEQPVRPEQGAGQGGAGQGEGGGHDIESNAYDLGRILTEQFELPNLKDKGKKRSLTKYTYDLTDKNRGFGQILDKKATLRRIIQTNIALQRIKGHGAVDSQDLLISPGDRIYRILSKEKDYESQAVVFFVRDYSGSMGGKPTELVVNQHVLIYSWLIYQYKNQVITRFILHDTEAKEVDNFQTYYNSSVAGGTQVSSAYALVNKIVEDENLERDNNIYVFHGTDGDDWDTKGEKAIPELRKMLTYASRVGITIAENGYGISGQTEVEKYVRKSGLLEEQSKLLRIDVISKDSTESRLITGIRELIS, translated from the coding sequence ATGAACAAGCAACTCCGTGCCCTCTACGACAGCCTGAAAGAGCGGGGATTGACGGCGGAACAGGACAGCATGATCCGCCGTGAATTGGACCTCCAGAACCAAAACGGCGATCACGACTGCGTCGTCGCTCCTGCCATCCGCGGCATATATGCCTACAATGATCAGGCGATGCAGGGCAATACCTCGCCGCAGAACTTGATGGCCTTGAACTCAGTGCAGTCCCTTGACTATCTTCTGGAGAGGGACAAGCAGCGGGAAAAGGACGGTTTTCCACGAAAAATCCGCATTGGCAAGATGGTCAAGCCGAGCCAGGAAGGCGATGACAAGGTGGTTATCGTTCCGACCACGGTGGAGGAAAAACTCCTCCACGATCAGGTGCGGACGGGTGGCGATGGTGATGGTGGCGGCGATGGTCAGGGTGGCCAGGGCGGCTCCGGCGATGGTGAAGAAGGAGAGATCATCGGCGAACAGCCGGTGCGACCGGAACAAGGCGCCGGCCAGGGTGGTGCCGGCCAGGGCGAGGGTGGCGGCCATGACATCGAGTCGAACGCCTACGATCTGGGGCGGATTCTCACCGAGCAGTTCGAGTTGCCCAATCTGAAAGATAAGGGCAAGAAGCGGTCCCTGACCAAGTACACCTACGATCTGACCGACAAGAATAGAGGCTTTGGCCAGATTCTTGACAAAAAGGCCACCCTGCGACGAATCATCCAGACCAATATCGCCCTGCAACGGATCAAGGGTCATGGTGCGGTGGACAGCCAGGATCTGCTCATTTCTCCAGGTGACCGGATTTATCGGATTCTCTCCAAGGAGAAGGATTACGAATCCCAGGCTGTGGTGTTTTTTGTCCGCGACTACTCCGGTTCCATGGGTGGCAAGCCCACCGAACTGGTGGTTAATCAGCATGTGCTGATCTATTCCTGGCTTATCTATCAGTATAAAAATCAGGTTATTACCCGTTTCATCCTCCATGATACCGAGGCCAAGGAGGTGGATAATTTTCAGACCTATTATAACTCCAGTGTTGCCGGCGGCACCCAGGTCTCCAGTGCCTATGCCCTGGTCAACAAAATCGTTGAAGATGAGAATCTGGAGCGGGACAATAACATCTATGTCTTTCATGGAACCGATGGAGATGATTGGGACACCAAAGGCGAAAAGGCCATCCCCGAACTACGGAAGATGCTGACCTATGCCAGCCGGGTCGGTATCACCATTGCCGAGAACGGTTACGGGATCTCCGGCCAGACCGAGGTTGAGAAGTATGTCCGAAAATCCGGCTTGTTGGAGGAGCAGAGCAAGCTGCTGCGTATCGATGTTATCTCAAAAGATTCCACCGAGTCGCGGCTTATTACGGGGATTCGCGAACTTATATCCTGA
- a CDS encoding PAS domain-containing protein translates to MTERKWLFQNLQNLADAVVAMFGRNCETCVHDLTALQRSLVYIRGEVTHRLPGAPATDLLVKMVNNPREAGDVHSYQTTSGDGRTLKSTTTLIRDGEGRPVAAFCINFDTTEFYNAGQALLPFIGVLEVGPPAKLETFAHSPGETLEALFLQAVKDIGKHPASMNGDEKKRLIAALDSDGLFQFKGAVDHVARKMGITRFTVYNYLKRVRAIPTTHSSGKQP, encoded by the coding sequence ATGACTGAGAGAAAATGGCTGTTCCAAAACCTTCAGAACCTCGCTGACGCAGTAGTCGCCATGTTCGGCCGCAACTGCGAGACCTGTGTTCACGATCTCACCGCCTTGCAGCGCTCGCTGGTGTACATCCGTGGCGAGGTAACCCATCGCCTGCCGGGTGCCCCGGCCACCGATCTTTTGGTTAAAATGGTCAATAACCCGCGGGAAGCAGGAGATGTCCACAGCTACCAAACAACCAGCGGTGACGGCCGCACCCTGAAATCGACGACAACCCTGATCCGCGATGGTGAAGGACGGCCGGTTGCCGCATTCTGCATCAATTTCGACACCACCGAATTTTATAACGCCGGCCAAGCCCTGCTGCCCTTTATCGGAGTTCTGGAAGTGGGTCCTCCGGCAAAATTAGAGACCTTTGCCCATTCACCCGGCGAGACCTTGGAGGCACTGTTTCTGCAGGCGGTAAAAGACATAGGCAAACATCCGGCTTCGATGAATGGCGACGAGAAAAAACGTCTCATCGCCGCACTTGATTCGGATGGTCTGTTCCAATTCAAAGGGGCGGTGGATCATGTCGCCCGAAAAATGGGCATTACCCGGTTCACCGTTTACAACTACCTCAAACGGGTGCGGGCAATACCCACAACTCACTCATCAGGAAAACAACCATGA
- a CDS encoding RidA family protein, with protein sequence MTRNVIFTTQAPAAIGPYSQGIATDNLLFVSGQLPIDPTTGKMVDGDIGIKTLQILKNITAIANEAGTELKNTVKTTIFLTDLGDFQAVNTAYATHFPEAPPARSTVQVAALPLGSKIEIECILAK encoded by the coding sequence ATGACCCGTAATGTTATCTTTACCACCCAGGCCCCGGCCGCTATCGGCCCCTATTCCCAAGGCATAGCTACCGATAATCTGCTCTTTGTCTCCGGCCAGCTGCCCATCGACCCAACCACCGGTAAGATGGTCGACGGCGATATCGGGATAAAGACTCTGCAGATCTTAAAAAATATTACAGCAATTGCCAACGAAGCCGGAACCGAGCTGAAAAACACCGTAAAAACAACAATCTTTCTCACCGATCTCGGCGACTTTCAGGCAGTTAATACTGCCTATGCGACCCACTTCCCCGAAGCCCCTCCGGCACGGAGTACCGTGCAGGTTGCCGCCCTGCCACTCGGATCAAAGATTGAGATCGAATGTATCCTGGCCAAATAA